From Chryseobacterium joostei, the proteins below share one genomic window:
- a CDS encoding response regulator transcription factor has translation MIKVAITDDHPLLLEGLKNILGNSDTIDVVDCFRNVSEMNAGLAKQAIDILLLDINLVDTNSIELIKPLKKKYENLQIIMLSVHNELPVINSTLSEGALGYIQKNASVSEILEGINTVYIGKQFLCSQTKLILDKKSSDGLNQVPKLTRREKEILAEAAKGLTTNQMAEKLFISPHTVESHRKNLIEKFQTSNLSSAIKLAIEYGLIIT, from the coding sequence ATGATAAAAGTAGCCATAACAGACGATCATCCATTACTATTGGAAGGTCTGAAGAACATTTTAGGAAATAGTGATACGATAGATGTAGTAGATTGTTTCAGAAACGTTTCAGAAATGAATGCAGGTTTAGCGAAACAAGCGATCGATATCTTGTTGCTAGACATCAATTTGGTAGATACCAATAGCATTGAGCTCATAAAACCTTTAAAGAAAAAGTATGAAAACCTTCAGATTATTATGCTGAGCGTTCACAACGAACTGCCTGTCATTAATAGTACCTTGTCTGAGGGCGCCTTGGGATACATTCAGAAAAACGCCTCTGTTTCAGAAATTCTGGAAGGGATTAATACCGTATATATTGGAAAGCAGTTCTTATGTTCACAAACCAAGCTTATTCTGGATAAAAAATCTTCAGACGGATTAAATCAGGTTCCAAAATTAACTCGAAGAGAAAAGGAAATTCTAGCCGAAGCAGCCAAAGGACTTACTACCAATCAAATGGCGGAAAAGCTTTTTATAAGCCCACACACCGTAGAAAGTCACAGGAAGAATCTCATAGAAAAATTTCAGACTTCTAATCTTAGTTCAGCCATTAAACTAGCCATAGAATACGGTTTAATCATCACATAA